GCGGTGTGCTTTGGCCGCCGTTCGGAATGGGCGCCGTTCCACCGCTGCGGAAAAGCGGAGGCCGGGCAGGAAGCTGGCTGGTGGATCACCGCTCTGCGCCGCTTTCGGCCCGTACAGCTGATCTTCAAGTTTTTTATCTCCATCTTGCGGGGCACTCCGCTGATGCTGCAGCTGATGGTGGTCTACTTTGGCCCATATTATCTCTTCGGACTGAACCTGTCCGGCTACTCCCGGCTCCTGGCCGCGGTAATCGCCTTCACCATCAACTACGCCGCCTATTTTGCGGAGATATACCGCTCCGGCATCCAGTCCATACCGGTGGGCCAGTATGAAGCCGCCCAGGTGTTGGGCTACAGCCGCAGCCAGACCTTCCTGAAGATCATCCTGCCCCAGATGGTCAAGCGGGTCCTCCCTGCTGTGACCAACGAGGTCATTACCTTGGTGAAAGACACCTCCCTTGCCTTTGTCATCGCTTATCAGGAGCTTTTTACCATCGCCAAACAGATTGCGGCTGCTAAAACCACGGTGATGCCCCTGTTTGTCGCCGGCATCTTCTACTTTATTTTCAACGGTGTGGTGGCCTGGATCATGGAACGCATCGAACGCACCCTTTCCTATTACAACTGAGGAGGTCCGGGTTATGAATGTTATGGAATTAAAAAGTGTCCAGAAGACCTTTGACGGTCAGTTGGAAGTGCTCAGGGACATCAGCATCAGCGTGGAAAAGGGTGAAGTGGTGGCAATCATCGGCCCCTCCGGCTCTGGAAAGTCCACCCTGCTGCGCTGTGCAACACTGCTGACGCAGATGGACAGCGGCGAGCTCTCCTACCTTGGTGAAAAAGCCGCCTGGAACGACGAAAACGGCAAATCCGTGTATGCCAGGGACCTGAAAAAGATCCGCGGCTATTTTGGACTGGTGTTTCAGAACTTCAACCTCTTCCCCCACTACTCTGTGCTGAAAAATCTGATGGACGCCCCGATTTCAGTGGGCGGCCGGAACAAGGCGGAGGTGGAGCGGGAGGCCAGGGAGCTTTTGCAGAAGATGGGCCTGGCGGACAAGGCCGGAGCCTATCCCTGCCAGCTTTCCGGCGGACAGCAGCAGCGCGTGGCCATTGCCCGGGCCCTGGCCATGAATCCGGAAATTCTTTTTTTCGACGAGCCCACCTCCGCCCTGGACCCGGAGTTGACCGGCGAGATTTTGAAGGTCATCCGCCAGCTGGCCGAGGAGAAGATGACCATGGTGATCGTTACCCACGAGATGGCCTTTGCCAGGGATGTGGCCGACCGGGTCATCTTTATGGACGGCGGTGTGATCGTGGAACAAGGTAACCCCAAGGAGGTCATCGGGAACCCAAGGGAGGAGCGCACCCGCCAGTTCCTCTCCCGGTTTGCCAACTGAATCCAAAAAGAGCAGTCCGAAATCGGACTGCTCTTTTTGTCTATACGCGCTTTTTTGGAATCAGCAGCAGCCGGTCACAGGGAATGGCCGTTCCCTCCTCCAGTTCATTGGCGCTGAGAATGTTGGCACAGGTGGTGCGATAGCGCTTGGCAAGGTCCCACAGGGATTCGGACGGAGCAAGGCAGCGCAGCACAATGGAGGGACGGCTGGCATCCTCCTGCGCGGCCTCCAGGTCTATGTCGGCAGACATGACGCAGCTATAGGATTTCTGCACAGTAGCCTCCGCGGAGAAATCCACCGGGAAGCGGATTTCGATCCCGCCGGAGGAGAGGCTGCCCATGGCATCTTCCGGGCAGACCGCCCGGGCTGTAATCTGACAGTTCTCCGGGAATTCCATCTGGCAGTTAACCTCCATCCGCCGCTCCGAAACCAGCGGAACTCCGCCCTCATCCAGATAGAGGGCATGGATGGACGCCGTGGTCCGCAATGTGACGACTTCCCCCTCCCTCGAGTGTGTGACGGTGCCGCAGGCGACGGAGATGGCAAGAATGGTCTTGGCCACCACGCCGATCTCCAGCACCTCCCGGACGGTCTGCCGCCTGGAGACCGTGTCTATGTAGTCGGACAGCTCCATTGGGGCGGCGTCATAGGTCATGGCATGGGCCGTGCTGTACAGGTCCGAAAGCAGCGTCAGCGTCTGCTCCTCTCGAAGCTGCGCCTGGGCGTGGAGGTAGAGCGTCACCGTCACGGTGTGGCCGTCCTCCCCTATTTTGAACTCAGCGCCGGTCAGCTGCAGCGATACGCTGCAAAGAGAGTCCTCAGCCGGAGCCTCTAACTCAATGATCTGGGAGAAAGGCAGCTCCCCTCCCGCGGAATAGTACTGTTTCTCCGCGGCGGAGCAAAGCAGTGAAATGGTGAACAGGCCCTTGATGATCAGCTTATTCCCAACAATTTTGGTCTCGCTGATCGAGTCTCTGACGCTGGAGAGCAAAATCTCTTCAGCCGGGTTTTTTCCAGGTGAGATATTCAGTTCATCGGAAAAGGTGAACTCCTTCTCCGCAATGGCGGCTACCGTATTCACCTTGGCCGCCTCCAGCCGCTTTTCAATGCCCAGGGCCGGCTCCGCTTCCACGTCGCTGCAATAAGGGCGCTCTGTCCGCCTGAAGCAGCAGACGCGGCTGGACAGCAGGCACCTAGTGAATACCTTGCGTGGATTGGTCATGCGGGTCTCAACGGACTCGATCTCCGTCTTGACGCTCAGGTGCTCTCCCGTCCCCTCACCCTCTGTGGTAAAGGGCAGCGCAAATTCCAGAGACCGAATCCCGCCGTCGTCTTCCGGAGTGTAAAGTACAGTTACTTTCACCGTTCCGGTAATCAGGATTTTGCCGTCTCGCAGCTCGCGGCTGTGCAGAAAAACCTTTCCGGCCGTGTCGATGATGCGAGCGATGTCCGGGCAGTAGTCCGGGACAATCGTCTCCAGGGTTTCCTCTTGCGTCAATGTCAAATCCGCCCCTGCTTCCCAGCAGTTCAGGCAAGCTTTTTTCAATTCCATATTTGTCCTCCTCAGCCGCTAATTCCTATGAAAAAGATATGAGCGGCTGGACAGGATTATTCGTGGATCTTAAAAATACGGCGCAGAATTCCGGACAGGGATTTGGGTGATTTCCAAACGACGATTTTCATGCAGTTCCTCCTTATCTTCTTCTCATACAGCCAATTCCGCAGGCAATCAGGAGCAGGGCAACAATAAACATCAGACAGCCCACCGGGAAAACAGCGGCAATCAATATTCCCAACCCCAGTGCCAGGGCGCAAAGCCCCAAAAAACAAAGGCCGCCGCCATACATCTCCGCCCCACACTCCTCTCTTGTTTGTTATCAGTATATACAGCGGAGGCACAAAAGGTACAAAAGAGCCCGCGGAAAAATTCCACAGGCTCTTTTGCTATTTTTCCCACTCTTTCAGGGGCTTGAGCTCTTCATACAATCGCAGGTAGCTCTCATGCCGGCTTTTGGGAACCTTCCCCTCCCGGACCGCCTTCAGCACGGCGCAGCCCTTTTCTTTTGTATGACTGCATCCGGTAAAGCGGCAGTGATCCAGATAGGGGGCAAACTCCGGGAAGGTATTGGGCAGCTCCCGTTTCAGCTCCAGATTCAGCTCGTCGGTGTCAAAGGAGGAGAAGCCCGGGGAATCCACCACATCCGCCCCGCACCTAAGATGGTAGAGCTCCACATGACGGGTGGTGTGGCGGCCGCGGCCCAGGGCCTGGCTGACCTCTCCCACCTGAAGATGGAACTCCGGATCCAGTGCGTTTAAGATGCTGGACTTTCCCACACCGGAATTTCCTGTAAAGGCAGATAGCTTTTCAGATATTGCTTCTGTAAGCTGATTGAGCCCTTCCCCGCTCTCAG
This window of the Dysosmobacter acutus genome carries:
- the rsgA gene encoding ribosome small subunit-dependent GTPase A, encoding MSRGRIQKALSGFYYVNTGTQLLQCRARGKFRKEGLTPLVGDWVDVQELPGGQGYVERIEPRKNQFARPAVANIDQLVIIASHAIPQTDPYLIDRVSAIAVLKGCEVLVCINKTDLDPADDLYEIYSSAGLPVLRVSAESGEGLNQLTEAISEKLSAFTGNSGVGKSSILNALDPEFHLQVGEVSQALGRGRHTTRHVELYHLRCGADVVDSPGFSSFDTDELNLELKRELPNTFPEFAPYLDHCRFTGCSHTKEKGCAVLKAVREGKVPKSRHESYLRLYEELKPLKEWEK
- a CDS encoding amino acid ABC transporter ATP-binding protein, whose protein sequence is MNVMELKSVQKTFDGQLEVLRDISISVEKGEVVAIIGPSGSGKSTLLRCATLLTQMDSGELSYLGEKAAWNDENGKSVYARDLKKIRGYFGLVFQNFNLFPHYSVLKNLMDAPISVGGRNKAEVEREARELLQKMGLADKAGAYPCQLSGGQQQRVAIARALAMNPEILFFDEPTSALDPELTGEILKVIRQLAEEKMTMVIVTHEMAFARDVADRVIFMDGGVIVEQGNPKEVIGNPREERTRQFLSRFAN
- a CDS encoding DUF3794 domain-containing protein; amino-acid sequence: MELKKACLNCWEAGADLTLTQEETLETIVPDYCPDIARIIDTAGKVFLHSRELRDGKILITGTVKVTVLYTPEDDGGIRSLEFALPFTTEGEGTGEHLSVKTEIESVETRMTNPRKVFTRCLLSSRVCCFRRTERPYCSDVEAEPALGIEKRLEAAKVNTVAAIAEKEFTFSDELNISPGKNPAEEILLSSVRDSISETKIVGNKLIIKGLFTISLLCSAAEKQYYSAGGELPFSQIIELEAPAEDSLCSVSLQLTGAEFKIGEDGHTVTVTLYLHAQAQLREEQTLTLLSDLYSTAHAMTYDAAPMELSDYIDTVSRRQTVREVLEIGVVAKTILAISVACGTVTHSREGEVVTLRTTASIHALYLDEGGVPLVSERRMEVNCQMEFPENCQITARAVCPEDAMGSLSSGGIEIRFPVDFSAEATVQKSYSCVMSADIDLEAAQEDASRPSIVLRCLAPSESLWDLAKRYRTTCANILSANELEEGTAIPCDRLLLIPKKRV
- a CDS encoding amino acid ABC transporter permease; this encodes MDLGNIIQQLTGGLWAAVQLFVLTLVFSLPLGMAVCFGRRSEWAPFHRCGKAEAGQEAGWWITALRRFRPVQLIFKFFISILRGTPLMLQLMVVYFGPYYLFGLNLSGYSRLLAAVIAFTINYAAYFAEIYRSGIQSIPVGQYEAAQVLGYSRSQTFLKIILPQMVKRVLPAVTNEVITLVKDTSLAFVIAYQELFTIAKQIAAAKTTVMPLFVAGIFYFIFNGVVAWIMERIERTLSYYN